One segment of Pontibacter akesuensis DNA contains the following:
- a CDS encoding GNAT family N-acetyltransferase has translation MPHAQFTPCTPADLHTLQDIAINSYGDHYLYLWYDGGMWYIDRSFKDEALKAELADPNAAFYLIHAEEELVGFLKLNLHKAFAEYPAAEALELERIYLTKAASGKGIGAEAVKLTKAIAAEHGKKVIWLKAMDSSRSVDFYEKNGFEKCGTHRLDFEQMKPEYRGMYVMKMEL, from the coding sequence ATGCCTCACGCACAATTCACCCCCTGTACCCCCGCAGACCTCCACACGCTGCAGGACATTGCCATCAATTCCTACGGCGACCACTATCTATACTTGTGGTACGACGGCGGCATGTGGTACATTGACCGCAGTTTTAAAGATGAAGCCCTGAAAGCAGAGCTCGCTGACCCGAACGCGGCTTTCTACCTAATTCACGCGGAAGAGGAGCTGGTGGGCTTCCTGAAGCTGAACCTGCACAAGGCGTTTGCCGAGTATCCGGCAGCCGAGGCGCTGGAACTCGAACGCATCTACCTCACAAAAGCAGCATCAGGAAAGGGCATTGGCGCCGAAGCGGTGAAATTAACCAAAGCCATCGCGGCAGAACACGGCAAGAAAGTGATCTGGCTGAAAGCGATGGACAGCAGCCGCTCCGTGGATTTTTATGAGAAGAACGGCTTTGAGAAGTGCGGCACCCATCGCCTCGACTTTGAGCAGATGAAGCCGGAATACCGCGGCATGTACGTCATGAAAATGGAGCTGTAG
- the lpdA gene encoding dihydrolipoyl dehydrogenase: protein MASKYDLVVLGSGPGGYVAAIRASQLGLKVGVIERESLGGICLNWGCIPTKALLKSATVFEYINHAADYGITVGDASVDFDKVIQRSRGVADGMSKGIQFLFRKNKIDAIMGTGKVVAKGKIEVTNAEGKKETVEATNIILATGARSRELPNLPIDGKKIIGYRQAMVLEKRPESMVVVGSGAIGVEFAYFYNAMGTKVTVVEYMPNIVPVEDEEVSRQLAKSFKKAGINIMTESSVESVDTKGDICKVKVKTAKGEETLEAEVVLSAVGIQTNLENIGLEELGIKVEKGRIVVDDFYKTNVDGIYAIGDIVPGPALAHVASAEGIICVEKIAGQNPEPLNYGNIPGCTYCSPEIASVGLTEKAAREQGLDIKVGKFPFSASGKASAGGVKEGFVKVIFDAKYGEFLGAHMIGANVTEMIAEIVVARKLETTGHEIIKSVHPHPTMSEAVMEATAAAYDEVIHL, encoded by the coding sequence ATGGCATCAAAATACGATTTAGTAGTGCTGGGTAGTGGCCCGGGTGGTTATGTGGCCGCTATTCGTGCGTCGCAGCTTGGTTTGAAAGTAGGTGTGATCGAGCGCGAGTCGCTGGGTGGTATCTGCCTGAACTGGGGCTGTATTCCCACGAAAGCATTGCTGAAAAGCGCAACTGTGTTTGAGTACATTAACCACGCTGCTGACTATGGCATTACTGTAGGCGACGCTTCGGTTGATTTTGATAAGGTGATTCAGCGTAGCCGCGGCGTGGCCGACGGCATGAGCAAAGGCATACAGTTCCTGTTCCGCAAAAACAAGATCGACGCGATTATGGGAACGGGCAAAGTGGTGGCCAAAGGCAAAATTGAGGTAACCAATGCTGAGGGCAAAAAGGAAACGGTAGAAGCGACGAACATCATTCTGGCAACAGGTGCGCGTTCACGCGAGTTGCCAAACCTGCCCATCGACGGCAAGAAGATCATCGGCTACCGCCAGGCTATGGTGCTGGAGAAGCGCCCTGAAAGTATGGTAGTAGTTGGTTCCGGTGCCATCGGGGTGGAGTTTGCCTACTTCTACAACGCCATGGGTACCAAGGTAACCGTGGTGGAGTATATGCCGAACATTGTGCCTGTGGAGGACGAAGAAGTATCGCGTCAATTAGCCAAGTCTTTCAAGAAGGCGGGCATCAACATCATGACGGAGTCTTCTGTGGAGTCTGTGGACACAAAAGGCGACATTTGCAAAGTGAAAGTAAAAACGGCGAAAGGCGAAGAGACGCTGGAGGCTGAGGTGGTGCTTTCTGCTGTGGGTATCCAGACAAACCTGGAGAACATTGGTCTCGAAGAGCTCGGCATTAAGGTGGAGAAAGGTCGCATTGTGGTGGACGACTTCTACAAAACGAACGTGGACGGCATCTATGCTATCGGCGATATTGTTCCGGGGCCGGCACTGGCACACGTGGCCTCTGCGGAAGGAATTATTTGTGTGGAGAAAATTGCGGGTCAAAACCCGGAGCCATTGAACTACGGCAACATTCCGGGCTGTACGTACTGCTCTCCTGAAATCGCCTCTGTGGGTCTGACTGAGAAAGCCGCCCGTGAGCAAGGGCTGGACATCAAAGTGGGCAAATTCCCATTCTCTGCTTCTGGTAAAGCCAGTGCAGGTGGTGTGAAAGAGGGCTTCGTGAAGGTGATCTTTGATGCCAAGTATGGCGAGTTCCTGGGCGCGCACATGATTGGTGCCAACGTTACCGAAATGATCGCGGAGATTGTGGTGGCCCGTAAACTGGAAACTACCGGACACGAAATCATTAAGTCGGTGCACCCGCACCCAACTATGAGCGAGGCCGTGATGGAGGCCACTGCAGCTGCTTATGATGAGGTAATACACCTATAA
- a CDS encoding pseudouridine synthase, with product MKYIIINKPFEVLTQFTDEAGRATLKDFVEVPGVYPVGRLDYDSEGLVLLTDDKTMQHRLSDPKFKVEKTYWVQVDGVPTDEALTRLRLGVKIKETKTTPAKVRLLEEDPQVWERSTPIRFRKNIPTSWLEIKISQGMNRQVRRMTAAVGYPTLRLIRPSIGQLGLGNLQPGEYRELTPEEVEQLKGLAAKAGTGGGHSGFKPRGTGTAANKGKRPGGKGGFRKQIN from the coding sequence TTGAAATACATCATCATCAACAAACCCTTCGAAGTACTCACGCAATTTACGGACGAGGCAGGCCGTGCCACCTTGAAAGATTTTGTGGAGGTGCCGGGCGTTTACCCCGTTGGCCGCCTCGATTACGACAGCGAAGGCCTCGTGCTGCTCACCGACGACAAAACAATGCAGCACCGCCTCTCGGACCCAAAGTTTAAAGTGGAGAAAACATATTGGGTGCAGGTAGATGGTGTGCCAACCGACGAGGCCCTGACACGGCTGCGGCTGGGCGTGAAGATAAAGGAAACCAAAACCACTCCTGCCAAGGTGCGCCTCCTGGAGGAAGACCCGCAGGTTTGGGAGCGCTCCACGCCTATCCGCTTTCGGAAGAACATCCCCACTTCGTGGCTGGAAATCAAAATTTCACAAGGCATGAACCGCCAGGTGCGCCGCATGACCGCTGCCGTTGGTTACCCAACGCTCCGCCTGATCCGACCAAGTATAGGCCAGCTTGGCTTAGGCAATTTACAGCCCGGCGAGTACCGCGAACTGACTCCTGAGGAAGTAGAACAACTGAAAGGCCTTGCTGCCAAAGCCGGCACCGGCGGTGGCCACAGTGGCTTTAAGCCCAGAGGCACCGGCACCGCAGCAAACAAAGGCAAGCGCCCAGGAGGCAAGGGTGGTTTTAGGAAGCAGATTAATTAG
- a CDS encoding GNAT family N-acetyltransferase, with protein sequence MISPTVLTTDRLQLRELTPEIFNQLFVTRTKAQIMDYLGLKSDEEFADMEERYVKGLTTYYTTFKGFHLIDPETQQVIGNCDFHTWVRSHRRAEIGYNLFDDTYKNKGLMKEALARILTFGFEEMELYRVEALIATYNIPSLQLVQHFGFKREGLLRNHYNVKGVLEDSVAFSLLKPEFEDWQAKQPA encoded by the coding sequence ATGATCTCTCCCACCGTCCTCACCACCGACCGCCTGCAGCTCCGTGAGCTGACGCCGGAGATATTTAACCAGCTCTTTGTAACCCGAACCAAGGCACAGATTATGGACTACCTGGGGCTGAAGTCGGATGAGGAATTTGCAGACATGGAGGAGCGCTACGTAAAAGGTCTTACCACGTATTACACCACGTTCAAGGGCTTCCATTTGATAGACCCGGAAACACAGCAGGTAATCGGCAACTGCGACTTTCATACGTGGGTAAGGAGCCACCGGCGTGCGGAAATCGGCTACAACCTGTTTGATGACACGTATAAAAACAAGGGGCTGATGAAGGAAGCCTTGGCGCGTATACTTACCTTTGGCTTCGAAGAGATGGAGCTTTACCGCGTGGAGGCGCTCATTGCTACCTACAATATACCATCGCTGCAGTTGGTGCAGCACTTCGGTTTTAAGCGCGAGGGCCTGCTGCGCAACCATTACAATGTAAAAGGCGTGCTGGAAGACTCTGTTGCATTCTCGCTCCTGAAGCCGGAGTTTGAAGATTGGCAGGCAAAGCAACCTGCATAG
- a CDS encoding carboxymuconolactone decarboxylase family protein produces MISTITVPTQSRYRLVEYQEASPEVKAIYDDAMKTLQLPFVLNWFKCQGQNATLLRGNWAKLKATLIDGQVPNVLKQLIIYNVSNLRGCDYCAKAHGIFADSMSQLISTEENYRATELESSLLPSSYKTAIRLVTKAALHTESLTDEDFEDLRKEGFTDEEVQELMAQADLVNMLNTIATVSGIKLDNELAEAEF; encoded by the coding sequence ATGATTTCTACGATTACTGTTCCAACGCAGAGCCGCTATCGCCTAGTAGAGTACCAAGAGGCGAGCCCTGAAGTAAAGGCTATATACGATGACGCCATGAAGACGCTGCAACTGCCGTTTGTGCTGAACTGGTTTAAATGCCAGGGCCAGAACGCCACCTTGTTGCGTGGAAACTGGGCAAAGCTGAAGGCCACCCTTATTGACGGACAGGTGCCGAACGTGCTGAAGCAACTGATTATTTACAATGTATCCAACCTGCGCGGCTGCGACTACTGCGCCAAGGCACACGGTATTTTCGCCGACAGCATGAGCCAGCTCATCAGCACGGAAGAGAACTACAGAGCCACTGAGCTGGAGTCGTCGCTTTTGCCAAGCAGCTACAAAACCGCTATTCGCCTGGTTACAAAGGCAGCGCTGCACACCGAGAGCCTGACAGATGAGGATTTCGAGGACCTGAGAAAAGAAGGCTTCACAGATGAGGAAGTGCAGGAACTGATGGCGCAGGCCGACCTGGTGAACATGCTCAATACCATCGCCACCGTGTCCGGCATCAAACTGGACAACGAGCTGGCAGAGGCGGAATTTTAA
- a CDS encoding response regulator, with protein MKKIVLVDDMEIFNFIMVTSIKNVNPAFTVHDFTDPQQAFESLDELSPDVVFLDLNMPIMDGWSFLERMQERNMQQKVYILTSSTSELDRQRSKEFQNVVQFLVKPVEEELLQEILQDPELV; from the coding sequence ATGAAAAAGATTGTTTTAGTGGATGACATGGAGATATTTAACTTCATTATGGTCACTTCTATCAAAAATGTAAACCCTGCTTTTACCGTGCACGATTTCACGGACCCGCAGCAGGCTTTTGAGTCGCTGGACGAGCTCAGCCCCGATGTGGTGTTCCTGGATCTGAACATGCCGATAATGGATGGCTGGAGCTTTCTGGAGCGGATGCAGGAGCGTAACATGCAGCAGAAGGTATACATCCTCACGTCCTCTACAAGTGAACTGGACAGACAGCGGTCTAAGGAATTTCAGAACGTGGTGCAGTTTTTGGTAAAGCCTGTGGAGGAAGAACTACTACAGGAAATTCTGCAGGACCCGGAACTGGTGTAG
- the fabG gene encoding 3-oxoacyl-[acyl-carrier-protein] reductase has product MKALEGKVALITGASKGIGRAIAQKFVEMGAQVAFTYLSSVEKGQQLEQELAADGGKVKGYRSDASDYTQAEQLVEDVVKEFGKLDVVVNNAGITRDGLLMRMNEEQWDAVMNVNLKSVFSVTKAATKHMMRAKSGSIINITSVVGIKGNAGQANYAASKAGIIGFTKSVALELGSRNIRSNAIAPGFIETEMTGELDQKVVDEWRKAIPLRRGGSPEDVANAAVFLASDQSAYISGQVLQVDGGMLT; this is encoded by the coding sequence ATGAAAGCATTAGAAGGAAAAGTAGCCCTGATAACGGGGGCATCGAAAGGAATAGGCCGTGCCATCGCACAGAAATTTGTGGAGATGGGCGCACAGGTGGCGTTCACGTACCTGTCGAGCGTTGAAAAAGGACAGCAACTGGAGCAGGAGCTTGCCGCCGATGGCGGTAAAGTGAAAGGCTACCGCTCGGATGCCTCTGACTACACCCAGGCAGAGCAACTGGTGGAGGACGTGGTAAAGGAGTTCGGCAAGCTGGATGTGGTGGTGAACAACGCCGGCATCACGCGCGACGGCCTGCTGATGCGCATGAACGAGGAGCAGTGGGACGCCGTGATGAACGTGAACCTAAAATCTGTCTTCTCCGTGACCAAAGCAGCCACCAAGCACATGATGCGCGCTAAGAGCGGCTCCATCATCAACATCACCTCGGTAGTAGGCATCAAGGGCAACGCAGGCCAGGCCAACTATGCGGCCTCCAAGGCGGGCATTATCGGCTTTACCAAGTCTGTAGCGCTGGAACTCGGTTCCCGCAACATCCGCAGCAATGCCATTGCCCCGGGCTTTATCGAAACCGAAATGACAGGTGAACTCGACCAGAAAGTAGTGGACGAGTGGCGCAAGGCGATTCCGCTGCGTCGCGGCGGCTCCCCTGAGGATGTGGCCAACGCAGCCGTGTTCCTGGCCTCCGACCAATCGGCCTACATCTCTGGCCAGGTGCTGCAGGTAGACGGCGGCATGCTTACCTAA
- a CDS encoding peptidoglycan DD-metalloendopeptidase family protein has translation MLNSSKGFAILIAFLLLVCITAAQTLDFKPEDLLALEKVKAAAAPERVIPIKKVPAPIVYGIKTDSLEIVEGEVERGEVLSQILAQYNIDPTTAYNLAQKSKDIFNVRRIASGRNYTILHKRDSAQTAEFFIYEPSQVEYVIFDLRDSLNVVLHKREVQVLERVLAGEIKSSLFESIVDAGGSPQLVNKFADIYAWRLDLNRIQPGDQFKLIYEEKVVNGETIGFGELKSAFFEHEGEPIYAIGFDTGEGMDYFDEKGQSLKRAFLKEPLEYSRVSSRFSKRRFHPVQKRYKAHLGTDFAAPRGTPIRTVGNGVVVDAHYTRGNGYFVKVQHNKTYTTQYLHMSKFAKGIRKGARVKMGQTIGYVGSTGLATGPHLCYRFWKNGRQVDALSVKLPAADPVSKKHMDAFAVIKDETVRRMQAIDLKNAKQDLLAKGKEKKPAGA, from the coding sequence ATGTTGAATAGCAGTAAAGGATTTGCCATCCTGATTGCGTTTTTGCTGCTGGTGTGCATCACCGCTGCCCAAACGCTCGACTTTAAACCAGAGGACCTGCTGGCCCTGGAGAAAGTGAAAGCCGCCGCCGCGCCGGAGAGAGTTATCCCCATAAAAAAAGTACCGGCACCCATCGTCTACGGCATCAAAACAGACTCGCTGGAGATTGTGGAGGGCGAAGTGGAGCGCGGGGAAGTCCTTTCGCAGATCCTGGCCCAGTACAACATCGATCCGACCACTGCTTACAATCTGGCGCAAAAATCCAAAGACATTTTTAACGTGCGCCGCATCGCCTCTGGCCGCAACTACACTATTCTGCACAAGCGCGACTCCGCACAGACAGCCGAGTTCTTTATTTATGAGCCAAGCCAGGTAGAGTACGTCATCTTCGACCTGCGTGATAGCCTGAACGTGGTATTGCACAAGCGCGAGGTGCAGGTGCTGGAGCGTGTGCTGGCCGGCGAGATCAAAAGCTCCCTTTTCGAAAGCATTGTGGATGCCGGTGGCTCACCGCAGCTCGTGAACAAGTTTGCCGATATCTACGCTTGGCGCCTCGACCTGAACCGCATACAGCCCGGCGACCAGTTTAAGCTTATTTATGAGGAGAAAGTGGTGAATGGCGAGACCATCGGATTCGGGGAACTGAAATCAGCCTTTTTTGAGCATGAGGGAGAGCCGATTTATGCCATCGGGTTTGATACCGGCGAAGGCATGGACTACTTTGATGAGAAGGGGCAGAGCCTGAAGCGTGCTTTCCTGAAAGAGCCGCTGGAGTATAGCCGTGTCAGCTCGCGCTTTTCGAAGCGCCGCTTCCACCCGGTGCAAAAGCGCTATAAAGCCCATTTGGGTACTGACTTCGCCGCGCCGCGTGGCACACCCATCCGTACGGTTGGCAATGGCGTGGTGGTGGATGCTCATTACACCCGCGGCAATGGCTACTTTGTGAAAGTACAGCACAACAAGACCTATACCACGCAGTACCTGCACATGTCTAAATTCGCTAAAGGCATCCGCAAAGGAGCCCGCGTGAAAATGGGCCAGACCATCGGGTATGTAGGCAGCACCGGACTGGCAACGGGACCGCACCTGTGTTACCGCTTCTGGAAAAACGGCCGCCAGGTAGATGCGCTTAGCGTAAAACTGCCCGCCGCCGACCCCGTAAGCAAGAAACATATGGATGCGTTTGCTGTTATCAAAGACGAAACCGTTCGCCGCATGCAGGCCATCGACCTTAAAAATGCAAAGCAGGACCTGCTGGCAAAGGGCAAAGAGAAAAAGCCCGCTGGCGCATAA
- a CDS encoding fatty acid desaturase family protein has product MNVKTKVKFVSKDKNLFFATLRKRVDTYFIENNIAKTANTTMVVKSVVLLLGYIMPFILLLALQPALWVSMGLWFIMGLSVAGIGMSVMHDANHGAYSTNKKVNDMMGFTLNLVGGSAFNWKLQHNVLHHTYTNVVEMDEDIQDRLVLRFNPHSKVKFFHKLQWLYAFAFYGLLTLYWVVAKDFVQYALFKKNGVNANSDAKNRTLLLKIVSMKVIYLFTLLAVPPLFFGIPFVQVLLGFLLMHFVAGIILTVVFQLAHTVEGTSHPRPDEHGNIENDWAIHQLNTTVNFSRNNKWISWYVGGLNFQIEHHLFPRVCHVHYPAISSIVRETAAEYGIPYMENETFGQAVNSHIATLRRFGRLPDLNEAIG; this is encoded by the coding sequence ATGAATGTAAAAACCAAAGTAAAATTCGTGAGCAAGGACAAAAACCTGTTTTTTGCCACTTTGCGCAAGCGCGTTGATACATACTTCATCGAGAACAACATCGCAAAAACGGCCAATACTACCATGGTGGTAAAGAGCGTGGTGCTGTTGCTGGGCTATATAATGCCTTTTATTTTGTTGCTCGCCCTGCAGCCTGCCCTTTGGGTAAGTATGGGGTTGTGGTTCATCATGGGCCTGTCAGTGGCAGGCATTGGTATGAGCGTAATGCACGACGCTAACCATGGCGCCTACTCTACCAATAAAAAAGTGAATGACATGATGGGCTTTACCCTGAACCTGGTGGGTGGCTCAGCCTTTAACTGGAAATTGCAGCACAATGTACTCCACCATACTTACACCAACGTGGTGGAGATGGACGAAGACATTCAGGACCGCCTGGTGCTGCGCTTCAACCCGCACTCCAAGGTGAAGTTCTTTCATAAACTGCAGTGGCTGTACGCTTTTGCTTTTTATGGCTTGCTGACGCTCTACTGGGTAGTGGCCAAAGACTTTGTGCAGTACGCCCTGTTCAAGAAAAACGGCGTGAACGCCAACTCTGATGCTAAAAACAGAACGCTGCTGCTGAAGATCGTCTCGATGAAGGTGATTTACCTGTTCACACTGCTGGCAGTGCCGCCTTTGTTCTTCGGTATCCCCTTCGTGCAGGTGCTGTTAGGCTTTTTGCTGATGCACTTTGTGGCCGGTATTATACTTACCGTGGTGTTTCAGCTGGCGCACACCGTGGAGGGCACCAGCCACCCACGGCCCGATGAGCACGGCAACATCGAGAACGACTGGGCAATTCACCAGCTGAATACCACTGTCAATTTCTCGCGTAACAACAAGTGGATATCATGGTACGTGGGCGGTCTGAATTTCCAGATCGAGCACCACCTTTTCCCGCGGGTGTGCCACGTGCATTATCCGGCTATTTCCTCCATTGTGCGCGAAACGGCGGCAGAGTACGGTATTCCGTACATGGAAAACGAAACCTTTGGGCAGGCGGTGAATTCGCACATTGCCACCTTGCGCCGTTTCGGCAGGCTGCCGGATTTGAACGAGGCGATAGGTTAA
- a CDS encoding vWA domain-containing protein, with translation MNSFRLITTASPWLILACLAAGALYAWMLYSKKAPWPKPLNYALAALRFVVVSVLCFLLMGPLVRYASNTTVAPTIVFAVDNSQSVELFSDSAQLRAVQQGLQQVRERLEEQGYQTAIQTLGEGQAAPSINEVTYGAETTNLSQLLQQVQEAHDEQNLAGVVLLSDGIVNQGTSPTYSNYNYTLYPVAVGDTVPKQDVLVASLRYNKVNYSGNRFPIEVELQQQGLDGRRATVILQENGKTIASKNVLLSKEKPIQQVPFQVLASGLGKRHYVVQVQPVEGEFTTLNNTKHAYIDVVKGKIKVLVAAAAPHPDIKAIRTAIETNENYETTLFIPGLNELKQQDYDIAILHQLPGRVAGGEAALNLVRRKNLPALYILGPQSDMANFNRLNAGVNVISTGQTDEVTAVPNSSFNNFQFPENAADRLENFPPARVPFGDIRLARNTEVILYQQVGRVRTTKPLLTVQTSGNKRDAVLLASNTWQWRLQEAANNEQPQVYDQLMTNLVQLLSAPRNKKRLNVYPVQTEYTSSDAIHFNAEAYNEALEPIYGQNITLKVSGEEGEPKTFTFANGEDQRGVNIGTLPGGRYTYTASASINGSQQQDKGEFVVEELQLEALNAVADHSLLFQLANNTGSRLYYPQQLQQLEQDILQANHKPVIYSQEELNDIVDFKWLFFLLLGLICAEWFVRKYNGSY, from the coding sequence TTGAACAGCTTTCGACTGATAACCACCGCCTCTCCCTGGCTTATACTTGCCTGCCTGGCAGCGGGCGCCTTGTACGCCTGGATGCTCTATAGTAAGAAGGCTCCCTGGCCGAAACCGCTCAACTATGCGTTGGCAGCCCTGCGCTTTGTGGTGGTGAGCGTGCTCTGCTTTCTGCTGATGGGGCCGCTGGTGCGGTATGCCTCCAATACCACGGTGGCACCTACCATTGTGTTTGCGGTGGACAATTCACAGTCGGTGGAGCTGTTTTCGGACTCTGCCCAACTACGGGCGGTGCAGCAGGGTTTGCAGCAGGTGCGCGAGCGGCTGGAGGAGCAAGGCTACCAGACGGCCATTCAGACCTTAGGCGAAGGACAGGCCGCACCAAGTATAAATGAAGTAACGTACGGCGCCGAAACTACCAACCTAAGCCAGTTGCTCCAGCAGGTACAGGAGGCGCATGACGAGCAGAACCTGGCCGGCGTGGTGCTACTTTCGGATGGCATCGTGAACCAGGGCACCTCCCCTACCTATTCTAACTACAACTATACTTTATACCCTGTTGCCGTGGGCGATACGGTGCCGAAGCAGGATGTGCTGGTGGCTTCGCTGCGCTACAATAAGGTTAACTACAGCGGCAACCGCTTCCCCATAGAGGTGGAGTTGCAGCAGCAGGGCCTCGACGGGCGAAGGGCTACGGTTATACTTCAGGAAAACGGTAAAACCATCGCCAGTAAAAATGTGCTGCTAAGCAAGGAGAAGCCGATACAGCAGGTGCCGTTTCAGGTGCTGGCAAGTGGGTTGGGCAAGCGCCATTACGTAGTGCAGGTGCAGCCGGTGGAAGGGGAATTTACTACGCTAAACAATACCAAGCATGCTTACATTGATGTGGTGAAGGGAAAAATCAAGGTGCTTGTAGCCGCTGCTGCCCCACACCCGGACATCAAAGCCATTCGCACAGCCATAGAGACCAACGAGAACTACGAGACAACGCTTTTTATTCCGGGCCTGAACGAACTGAAGCAGCAGGATTATGACATCGCCATACTTCACCAGTTACCCGGACGTGTGGCTGGTGGTGAGGCAGCCCTGAATCTGGTGCGCCGGAAAAACCTGCCTGCGCTTTACATCCTGGGGCCGCAGTCTGACATGGCGAATTTTAACCGCCTGAACGCTGGCGTTAACGTGATCAGCACCGGACAGACGGACGAGGTTACCGCTGTGCCGAACTCCAGCTTCAACAACTTTCAGTTTCCAGAGAATGCCGCAGACAGGCTAGAGAACTTTCCCCCGGCGCGTGTACCTTTCGGGGATATTCGCCTTGCCCGCAACACCGAAGTTATACTTTACCAGCAGGTAGGTCGGGTGCGCACCACCAAGCCGCTGCTGACGGTGCAGACATCCGGCAATAAACGCGATGCCGTGCTCCTGGCTTCTAACACCTGGCAGTGGCGCCTGCAGGAAGCTGCCAATAACGAGCAGCCGCAGGTGTACGATCAGCTGATGACGAACCTGGTGCAGCTCCTAAGTGCTCCGCGCAACAAGAAGCGCCTGAACGTGTACCCGGTACAGACCGAATATACCAGCTCCGACGCAATCCATTTTAATGCCGAAGCCTATAACGAGGCGCTGGAACCGATTTACGGGCAGAACATTACCCTGAAAGTAAGTGGCGAGGAAGGCGAGCCGAAGACATTCACCTTTGCCAACGGCGAGGACCAGCGCGGGGTGAACATCGGCACCCTGCCCGGCGGGCGCTATACGTACACAGCCAGCGCCAGCATAAACGGCTCGCAGCAGCAGGACAAGGGAGAGTTTGTGGTGGAAGAGCTGCAGCTAGAGGCACTCAATGCTGTGGCCGACCATAGCCTGCTTTTCCAACTGGCCAACAACACTGGCTCCAGGCTATACTACCCACAACAGCTGCAGCAGCTGGAGCAGGACATTCTCCAGGCTAATCACAAGCCCGTTATCTACAGCCAGGAAGAATTGAATGACATAGTCGACTTTAAATGGCTGTTCTTCCTGTTGCTCGGCCTGATTTGCGCGGAGTGGTTCGTGCGCAAGTATAACGGCAGTTATTAG